A genomic window from Flavobacterium azooxidireducens includes:
- a CDS encoding alpha/beta hydrolase family protein, whose translation MKKMVVLSFLIVSLNLFSQDISGKWYGKISVMGTELHFGFDFALANSAYSGTMDIPQQNAKGIPLSSVTFEDKTLVFKFDQANFSYSGKLNDSNEFEGVFSQNGQNLPLKLSRTQTEVKKVKRPQEPKPPFNYEIEEVTFVNEKDKITLGGTLTSPKLDNFPVVILISGSGQQDRNSEILGHKPFWVIADYLTKNGIGVLRIDDRGIGQSGGDPTTSTSHDFATDIEAAVSFIKTKKGVNPKKIGLIGHSEGGMIAPIVASKDKNINFIVLLAAPGIPCDELLMEQTYLIAKVSGASEVEIAEAQKNNKLIYDLVKSNKTYNDLKSDLENVFINIFKNDPSFANLSETDKNQMISQQIESVSYPWFRNFVRFKPEEYLKKVKCPVLVLNGENDLQVPPKSNMTGIKNALDKAGNKKVTLKEYPKLNHLFQESVTGSTDEYGSIEQSFSPTVLIDIKDWILIQTK comes from the coding sequence ATGAAAAAAATGGTAGTACTATCGTTTCTAATTGTTTCATTAAATTTATTTTCCCAAGACATTAGCGGAAAATGGTATGGCAAAATTAGCGTTATGGGAACCGAACTCCATTTTGGTTTTGATTTCGCATTAGCTAATTCAGCATACAGTGGAACAATGGATATTCCGCAACAAAATGCAAAAGGAATTCCGCTTTCCTCCGTAACTTTTGAAGATAAAACACTCGTTTTTAAATTCGATCAAGCAAATTTTTCCTATTCCGGAAAACTGAATGATTCTAATGAATTTGAAGGTGTTTTTTCTCAAAATGGTCAAAATTTACCTTTAAAATTAAGCCGAACGCAAACCGAAGTTAAAAAAGTAAAACGGCCTCAAGAACCAAAACCGCCATTTAATTATGAAATTGAGGAAGTAACTTTTGTCAATGAAAAAGATAAGATTACATTAGGCGGAACACTAACTTCTCCCAAATTGGATAATTTCCCGGTTGTGATTTTAATTTCAGGAAGCGGTCAACAAGACCGAAATTCTGAAATTCTTGGACACAAACCGTTTTGGGTAATCGCTGATTATTTAACTAAAAATGGCATCGGTGTTTTACGAATTGACGACAGAGGTATTGGACAATCCGGCGGAGATCCTACTACTTCTACATCGCATGATTTTGCCACGGATATTGAAGCGGCTGTGTCATTCATCAAAACAAAAAAAGGGGTCAATCCAAAAAAAATTGGTCTAATTGGTCACAGCGAAGGTGGAATGATTGCACCAATTGTTGCTTCCAAAGACAAAAACATCAACTTTATTGTGCTTCTCGCCGCTCCCGGAATTCCGTGTGACGAATTGCTTATGGAACAAACTTATTTAATTGCAAAAGTGAGTGGAGCCTCCGAAGTTGAAATTGCTGAAGCACAAAAAAACAACAAACTAATTTACGATTTGGTAAAAAGCAATAAAACCTATAATGATCTAAAATCTGATTTAGAAAACGTTTTTATAAATATATTTAAGAATGATCCGTCATTTGCAAATTTGAGTGAAACCGATAAAAATCAAATGATTAGTCAGCAAATTGAAAGTGTTTCCTATCCTTGGTTTAGAAATTTTGTACGATTTAAACCGGAAGAATATTTAAAAAAAGTAAAATGTCCGGTTTTGGTACTTAATGGTGAGAACGACCTACAAGTTCCACCAAAATCAAATATGACCGGAATTAAAAATGCCTTGGATAAAGCCGGAAACAAAAAAGTAACCTTAAAAGAATATCCAAAATTAAATCATCTTTTTCAAGAAAGTGTAACCGGTTCAACTGATGAATATGGATCGATTGAACAAAGCTTCTCACCCACTGTTTTAATTGATATTAAAGACTGGATTCTCATTCAAACAAAATAA
- a CDS encoding KilA-N domain-containing protein, whose product MKEKKSKIDVQGFEIAVVNQSNNDYISLTDIAKQKNAESTGLVIAHWLSTKFTIEFMGLWEQMHNKNFNVTEFRNIKNEAGSNGFILSSKQWIDKTNAIGLTSSAGRYGGTFAHKDIAFEFASWISAEFKLYLIKEFQRLKEEENSRLSLEWKLNRTLSMLNYRIHTDAIKEHIIPKNITKDQANFVYASEADVLNVALFGKTAKQWREENKSSEGNIRDYATIEQLLVLANIESMNAEFIRMEIPQKERLLKLNQIAILQLKSITTNDLFTKLKE is encoded by the coding sequence ATGAAAGAAAAAAAATCTAAAATAGATGTTCAAGGTTTTGAAATTGCCGTTGTAAACCAGAGTAATAACGATTATATTTCATTAACAGATATCGCCAAACAAAAAAATGCAGAATCCACAGGATTAGTTATTGCACATTGGTTGAGTACTAAATTTACTATTGAATTCATGGGTCTATGGGAACAAATGCATAACAAAAATTTTAATGTTACTGAATTCCGTAACATTAAAAATGAAGCGGGTAGTAATGGATTTATTCTCTCTTCTAAACAATGGATAGATAAAACAAATGCAATAGGTTTAACTTCAAGTGCAGGTAGATACGGAGGAACGTTTGCTCACAAAGACATTGCTTTTGAATTCGCTTCATGGATTTCGGCAGAATTCAAGTTGTATCTGATTAAGGAATTTCAACGATTAAAGGAAGAAGAAAACAGTAGATTATCATTGGAATGGAAATTAAACAGAACTTTATCAATGTTAAATTATAGAATTCATACAGACGCCATTAAAGAACACATCATTCCAAAGAATATAACTAAAGATCAAGCAAACTTTGTTTATGCCTCAGAAGCAGATGTATTAAATGTCGCTTTATTTGGAAAAACAGCAAAACAATGGCGTGAAGAAAACAAAAGCTCTGAAGGAAATATTCGTGATTATGCAACGATTGAACAATTGTTAGTTTTGGCAAATATTGAAAGTATGAATGCTGAATTTATTAGAATGGAAATTCCTCAAAAAGAACGATTATTGAAACTTAATCAAATAGCGATTTTACAACTAAAATCAATTACAACTAACGATTTATTTACTAAATTGAAAGAATAG
- a CDS encoding TIGR03643 family protein, translating to MPTTKEFNDIQIDRIIEMAWEDRTPFEAITFQFGISEQQTIEIMRKEMKSSSFKMWRERVQGRTTKHAKLRESGIDRFKCTLQRQITHNKISKR from the coding sequence ATGCCAACTACCAAAGAATTTAACGACATTCAAATCGACCGAATCATCGAAATGGCTTGGGAAGACAGAACTCCGTTTGAAGCAATCACTTTTCAATTCGGGATTTCTGAACAGCAAACCATCGAAATAATGCGAAAAGAAATGAAATCCTCTAGTTTTAAAATGTGGCGTGAACGTGTGCAAGGCAGAACAACTAAGCACGCTAAATTGCGTGAAAGCGGAATTGATCGATTCAAATGCACTTTGCAGAGACAAATTACGCATAACAAAATCTCCAAAAGATAA
- a CDS encoding M61 family metallopeptidase — MRKSFLSLVLSSVFLLLTSSVAFAQNKINEIHVALDLVKINNDRVSVKITPPKIKTDETTFFLPKIVPGTYSEDDYGRYVDNFKAYDAKGKELSVAKMDENSWVIKNAKKLAYVSYLINDTYDSETGTEFGQGDIFSPAGTNILEGENFVINTHAFVGYFKDLNELPYQLTITKATHLHGASAMVDLDKSDAVDVFKASRYAELADNPIMYTKEKSASFMVDDMEIIISVHSPNGMYTAEDFKPAMETMMKAQKKFLGPINNTKKYAILLYLSDYEKEDAKGFGALEHNTSTVVVFPEAMDAEQLNQSMVDVVSHEFFHIVTPLSVHSKEIHFFDFNTPKMSQHLWMYEGITEYFANLFQVNQGLIDETEFYQRMAGKITNSQRFDDTMPFTKMSAEVLKKEFKDSYLNVYEKGALIAMCLDIKLRELSNGERGILDLMQKLSKEYGNEKPFEDSELFNKIVSVTFPEIRTFLDTYVGGTTPLNYEEFFAKVGVSKTKIQVPGNIFLKGQSPYITVNPTTKEIIVLPGIELNDFMKSMGLQGGDIIVSINDTKYNLDNIYDMIIGSMSWQENDPITFVIKREDKELTLKGTMKVPMDEMDGYQATDESKKALREAWLRG; from the coding sequence ATGAGAAAATCATTTTTATCGCTTGTGCTTTCAAGCGTGTTTTTATTACTAACTAGCAGTGTAGCTTTTGCACAAAACAAAATCAACGAAATTCATGTTGCTCTTGATTTAGTAAAAATCAACAACGACAGGGTTTCAGTAAAAATTACGCCACCAAAAATCAAAACTGACGAAACCACTTTTTTCCTTCCTAAAATTGTTCCCGGAACCTATTCTGAAGATGATTATGGAAGATATGTTGATAATTTTAAAGCCTACGATGCCAAAGGAAAAGAACTTTCTGTTGCCAAAATGGATGAAAATTCGTGGGTAATTAAAAACGCAAAAAAGTTAGCCTACGTTAGTTACTTAATAAATGACACTTACGATTCTGAAACAGGCACCGAATTTGGTCAAGGCGATATTTTTTCTCCAGCAGGAACCAACATTTTAGAAGGTGAAAATTTCGTGATAAATACTCATGCTTTTGTGGGTTATTTTAAAGATTTGAACGAACTTCCGTATCAATTAACCATTACTAAAGCAACTCATTTGCACGGTGCTTCAGCTATGGTAGATTTGGATAAAAGCGATGCGGTTGATGTTTTTAAAGCTTCAAGATATGCTGAATTGGCCGACAATCCAATCATGTATACCAAAGAGAAAAGTGCTTCCTTTATGGTAGATGATATGGAGATCATCATCAGTGTTCATTCGCCAAACGGAATGTACACGGCAGAAGATTTTAAGCCCGCAATGGAAACAATGATGAAAGCTCAAAAGAAATTCTTAGGACCGATTAACAACACAAAAAAATATGCCATTCTTCTATATTTATCTGATTATGAAAAAGAAGATGCCAAAGGTTTTGGAGCGTTAGAACACAATACTTCCACTGTTGTTGTTTTTCCGGAAGCCATGGATGCAGAACAATTAAACCAAAGTATGGTAGATGTGGTTTCGCATGAGTTTTTTCATATTGTAACACCATTGAGTGTTCATTCTAAAGAAATTCATTTTTTTGATTTCAACACACCTAAAATGTCACAACATTTGTGGATGTATGAAGGAATAACAGAGTATTTTGCCAACTTGTTTCAAGTCAATCAAGGTTTAATAGATGAAACAGAATTTTATCAAAGAATGGCAGGAAAAATAACCAATTCGCAACGCTTTGATGATACGATGCCCTTCACAAAAATGAGTGCCGAAGTATTGAAAAAAGAGTTCAAAGATTCCTATTTAAACGTATATGAAAAAGGAGCATTAATTGCCATGTGTTTAGATATTAAATTACGTGAATTAAGCAATGGTGAACGTGGAATTTTAGATTTAATGCAAAAACTTTCCAAAGAATACGGTAACGAAAAACCATTTGAAGACAGCGAATTGTTCAACAAAATAGTTTCTGTTACATTTCCTGAAATCAGAACATTTTTAGATACGTATGTTGGAGGTACAACACCTTTAAATTATGAAGAATTTTTTGCTAAAGTTGGCGTGAGTAAAACTAAAATTCAAGTGCCGGGTAATATTTTCTTAAAAGGTCAATCGCCTTACATTACAGTAAATCCAACCACCAAAGAAATCATCGTTCTTCCGGGAATTGAATTAAATGACTTCATGAAATCAATGGGATTACAAGGTGGTGACATCATTGTTTCAATTAATGACACAAAATACAATCTTGACAATATCTACGATATGATTATCGGAAGCATGTCTTGGCAAGAAAATGACCCAATCACTTTTGTAATCAAAAGAGAGGATAAAGAACTGACTTTAAAAGGAACCATGAAAGTTCCAATGGATGAAATGGACGGTTATCAAGCCACAGACGAATCTAAAAAGGCACTTCGCGAAGCTTGGCTAAGAGGTTAA
- a CDS encoding YIP1 family protein, with the protein MMKIINPFETYSEKKLALFGLFALLIGSLIGSLFNGRFDGIIDLHFVESILFLQVLSDNIINTILLTLMLYFLGKFINSKTRLIDLLTTTLIARVPFYILPVFNLNNQMDKVGKRVIEMAANQSTESFLLSDTALLLIFTIFSILALVWFSLLSWNGFKTATNSKEKKHIIYFIIVVIITEIISKIVFSQL; encoded by the coding sequence ATGATGAAAATAATTAACCCTTTTGAAACCTATTCTGAAAAAAAGTTGGCCCTTTTTGGTCTATTTGCTTTGTTAATTGGGTCATTAATAGGTTCGCTATTTAATGGTCGTTTTGATGGGATTATTGATTTACATTTTGTAGAATCAATTTTATTTCTTCAAGTGTTGTCGGACAACATCATCAATACCATTTTATTAACGCTAATGCTTTATTTCTTAGGCAAATTTATCAATTCAAAAACTCGGTTAATTGATTTGTTGACAACCACACTAATCGCCAGAGTTCCATTCTATATTCTACCCGTATTCAACTTAAATAATCAAATGGACAAAGTTGGAAAGCGAGTGATTGAGATGGCTGCAAATCAAAGTACCGAATCGTTTTTATTATCCGATACAGCACTACTACTCATCTTTACAATTTTTTCTATACTAGCCTTAGTTTGGTTTTCATTGCTTAGTTGGAATGGTTTCAAAACAGCCACCAATTCAAAAGAAAAAAAGCACATTATTTATTTTATAATTGTGGTTATAATCACCGAAATAATTTCCAAAATCGTATTCTCACAACTTTAA
- a CDS encoding acyl-CoA thioesterase, with product MKNTFTKQEKIKFKHIDYAGIVFYPRFLEMLNDLVEDWFEEALDRPFSKMHETNGIPTVDLKIQFKNPARLGEVLTKKLWVKDIGFASVLCGFQFVNEKEVTVLEGEVTLVNVKIAEDREKIKADGFSEEMKEKISKYKL from the coding sequence ATGAAAAATACTTTCACCAAACAAGAAAAAATAAAATTCAAACACATTGACTACGCAGGAATCGTGTTCTATCCAAGATTTTTGGAAATGCTCAATGATTTAGTAGAAGATTGGTTTGAAGAAGCTCTCGACAGACCGTTTTCTAAAATGCACGAAACCAACGGCATTCCAACAGTTGATTTGAAAATTCAATTCAAAAATCCCGCTCGATTGGGAGAAGTTCTGACCAAAAAATTATGGGTAAAAGACATTGGTTTTGCTTCTGTTTTATGCGGTTTTCAATTCGTTAATGAAAAAGAAGTAACTGTTTTAGAAGGCGAAGTAACGCTCGTCAACGTAAAAATCGCAGAAGACCGAGAAAAAATTAAAGCAGATGGTTTTTCGGAGGAAATGAAGGAGAAGATTTCAAAATATAAACTATAA
- a CDS encoding DUF2089 family protein: MKPKLPIHCPSCENSLSVSQLSCEHCKTLVSGNYGLPLLMQLSDEEQHFIMQFFLSSGSLKEMAIQMGNSYPTVRNKLDDIISKIKTLQNK, encoded by the coding sequence ATGAAACCGAAACTACCAATCCATTGTCCAAGTTGTGAAAATTCTCTTTCTGTTTCTCAACTAAGTTGTGAACATTGCAAAACACTTGTTTCCGGTAATTATGGTCTGCCATTACTAATGCAATTGTCGGATGAAGAACAACATTTCATTATGCAATTCTTTCTATCAAGTGGGAGTTTAAAAGAAATGGCAATTCAAATGGGCAACAGTTATCCTACAGTTAGAAATAAATTAGATGATATTATCAGTAAAATCAAAACACTTCAAAACAAATAA
- a CDS encoding AMP-binding protein has translation MKHYTDNFAHESLPSIDLQPTYLQGLHENEMLNCVERLLDTHIKNGSGNVPCLRTFKKTWTYQDLFEKANQIANVLVDDLGLQSGNRVLIRSANNPMMVALWFGILKAGGIVVATMPLLRSKELKTIIECAEISHVFCDIALENEMDLVDSDFLKRICKFCGSESGTSELENLMINKYKTFTNFHTKSDSVALIGFTSGTTGLPKMTAHYHKDILNICEAFPTYSLHPTANDIFTGSPPIGFTFGLGGLVLFPLYFGASTFLIEKPTPDVLLQAIQEHKITICFTAPTAWRIITTKVNEYDISSLRKCVSAGETLPLKVWEDWYNATGLKIIDGIGATEMLHIFISSNEENMKPGSTGLAITGYEAKIIDANGNDVSVNEPGRLAVRGITGCKYLNRIEKQQEYVENGWNITGDIFKQDEDGYFWFVGRGDDMIISSGYNIAAIEVESVLLTHEEILECAVVGLPDDERGMLVCAHIVLKDASKATDNMKNHIQHWFKEVAAPYKYPRVIYFAENLPKTETGKIQRFKLK, from the coding sequence ATGAAACACTACACCGATAACTTCGCTCACGAATCCCTACCAAGCATCGACTTGCAACCTACCTATTTACAAGGTTTGCATGAAAATGAAATGCTCAATTGTGTCGAACGTCTTTTAGATACTCACATCAAAAACGGAAGCGGAAATGTACCTTGTCTTCGTACTTTCAAAAAAACGTGGACTTATCAGGATTTATTTGAGAAAGCCAATCAAATTGCTAATGTTTTAGTGGATGATTTAGGTTTACAATCCGGAAATCGTGTGTTGATTCGTTCTGCCAATAACCCAATGATGGTGGCGTTGTGGTTCGGAATTCTGAAAGCTGGCGGAATTGTAGTGGCTACGATGCCATTATTACGTTCAAAAGAACTAAAAACAATCATTGAATGTGCCGAAATATCGCACGTGTTTTGTGACATCGCTTTAGAAAATGAAATGGATTTGGTGGATTCCGATTTTCTGAAAAGAATCTGCAAATTCTGTGGTTCAGAAAGTGGCACTTCCGAATTGGAAAATTTGATGATTAATAAATACAAAACCTTTACTAATTTTCATACTAAATCAGATAGTGTTGCTTTGATTGGTTTTACTTCCGGAACGACTGGATTACCCAAAATGACGGCTCATTATCATAAAGATATTTTGAATATTTGCGAAGCATTTCCAACATATTCTCTTCATCCAACCGCAAATGATATATTTACCGGAAGTCCGCCCATTGGTTTTACCTTTGGTTTAGGTGGATTGGTTTTATTTCCGTTGTATTTTGGTGCTTCCACATTTTTAATAGAAAAACCAACGCCGGATGTTTTATTGCAAGCCATTCAGGAACATAAAATCACGATTTGTTTTACCGCTCCAACCGCTTGGCGAATTATTACGACTAAAGTCAATGAATACGACATTTCAAGCCTACGCAAATGTGTCTCTGCCGGAGAAACATTGCCGTTAAAAGTTTGGGAAGATTGGTACAACGCCACCGGATTAAAAATCATTGACGGCATTGGAGCAACCGAAATGTTGCATATTTTCATTTCATCCAATGAAGAGAATATGAAACCCGGATCAACCGGTTTGGCTATAACAGGTTATGAAGCGAAAATCATTGATGCTAATGGAAATGATGTTTCAGTCAACGAACCCGGACGATTAGCTGTTCGAGGAATCACAGGTTGCAAATACCTAAATCGAATAGAAAAACAGCAAGAATATGTTGAAAATGGCTGGAATATTACCGGAGATATTTTTAAACAAGACGAAGACGGTTACTTTTGGTTTGTGGGCCGAGGTGATGATATGATCATTTCTTCCGGCTATAATATTGCAGCAATTGAAGTAGAATCCGTACTTTTAACCCACGAAGAAATTCTGGAATGTGCTGTGGTTGGTTTGCCCGATGATGAACGTGGGATGTTAGTTTGTGCTCATATTGTTCTAAAAGATGCATCTAAAGCAACGGATAATATGAAAAACCATATTCAACACTGGTTCAAAGAAGTAGCGGCTCCGTATAAATATCCAAGAGTGATATATTTTGCGGAAAATTTGCCTAAGACAGAGACAGGGAAAATTCAGAGGTTTAAGTTGAAGTAG